In Oscillatoria acuminata PCC 6304, a single window of DNA contains:
- a CDS encoding RibD family protein: protein MSDRPVTTVVLAMSADGKISDSLRSPLLFGSPADKNHLEQQVAAADAVITGAGTFRVKDKAMRVVDPNRINQREEAGKPPQPVQIVASASGNLPPHLPLFQQPVPRWLVTTPSGAEPWRNHSGFDKILVSETPSGGVDWHDAFQQIATLGIKKLAILGGGNLVASLLAEDLIDELWLTICPLLIGGTDAPTPLDGSGFTTQTAPRLELLEVKTIDAEVFLHYRLRRQQDSISPSS, encoded by the coding sequence ATGAGCGATCGCCCTGTAACCACCGTAGTTCTTGCCATGAGTGCCGATGGCAAAATTTCCGACTCCCTGCGATCGCCCCTCCTCTTCGGGTCTCCTGCCGATAAAAACCATTTAGAACAACAAGTCGCCGCCGCCGATGCCGTGATCACAGGTGCCGGAACCTTCCGCGTCAAAGACAAAGCCATGAGAGTGGTTGATCCAAACCGAATTAACCAGCGCGAAGAAGCCGGAAAACCGCCCCAACCCGTGCAAATTGTCGCCTCTGCCAGCGGCAACCTGCCTCCCCACCTCCCCCTATTCCAACAACCCGTTCCCCGCTGGTTAGTCACCACCCCTTCAGGTGCCGAACCCTGGCGCAACCATTCCGGCTTCGATAAAATTCTCGTCAGCGAAACCCCTTCCGGTGGCGTAGACTGGCATGATGCCTTCCAACAAATCGCCACCCTCGGCATTAAAAAATTAGCCATCCTCGGAGGAGGAAACCTAGTCGCCTCCTTACTCGCAGAGGACCTCATTGATGAACTCTGGCTTACCATCTGCCCCCTCCTCATCGGTGGCACTGACGCCCCCACCCCCTTAGACGGCAGCGGATTTACCACTCAAACCGCACCCCGCCTAGAACTCTTAGAAGTCAAAACCATCGACGCAGAGGTATTCTTGCACTACCGCCTCCGCAGACAGCAAGATTCCATCTCCCCCAGTTCGTAG
- a CDS encoding protein adenylyltransferase SelO produces the protein MTVADSAQTPKRTNPFLSLNLETALESLGEDYYDIVPAAEFPQQLLRFRNDELLQKLGLEPSTVTDEDFIEAFGYFQGIRPFLALRYHGYQFGEYNPNLGDGRGFVYAQVRGTDGKLYDFGTKGSGRTPYSRHADGRLTLKGGVREVLAGEMLHRMGVRTSRCLSLVETGEQLWRGDEPSPTRSSVMIRFSESHIRFGTFERLHYLGRKDLIEKLLDWVTAYYYPHLNQGMPPLISPETTNSREKYARFYQELVQRVAQLTAQWMAAGFCHAVLNTDNMSITGESFDYGPFAFIPTYNLKFTAAYFDYYGRYSYGNQPAICRWNLQMLQVPLKAAIASADMEAALEDYYHHYNREYHRLMLSKLGFGEEIPEEAATELLQLTLQLLGESQVGYAEFFWQLRQQFSPQWRENRDQILGPLETESELFESWQQAYFHGLQFVATEELEKIPERMAQYNPETVIIRPEIEAIWEPIAQEDNWQPFYDLLKRIKAG, from the coding sequence ATGACTGTTGCTGACTCCGCTCAAACTCCCAAACGCACCAATCCATTTCTATCTCTCAACTTGGAAACCGCCCTAGAATCCTTGGGGGAAGACTACTACGATATCGTTCCGGCTGCTGAATTTCCTCAGCAGCTTCTCCGCTTTCGCAATGACGAATTATTACAAAAATTAGGATTAGAACCCTCAACCGTCACCGATGAAGATTTTATCGAAGCCTTTGGCTATTTTCAAGGCATACGCCCATTTTTAGCCCTGCGCTATCATGGCTATCAATTTGGCGAATATAACCCCAATTTAGGCGATGGACGGGGCTTTGTCTACGCTCAAGTCCGGGGAACTGATGGCAAACTTTATGACTTCGGGACCAAAGGCAGTGGCAGAACCCCTTATTCCCGTCATGCCGATGGACGGTTAACCCTAAAAGGAGGAGTCAGAGAAGTTTTAGCCGGGGAAATGTTGCATCGGATGGGCGTCCGAACCTCGCGCTGTTTAAGCCTAGTTGAAACTGGCGAACAATTGTGGCGAGGAGATGAACCCTCTCCTACGCGATCGTCTGTAATGATCCGCTTCAGTGAATCCCATATCCGATTTGGAACCTTTGAACGATTGCATTATTTAGGCCGAAAAGATTTAATCGAAAAACTCTTAGATTGGGTAACTGCCTATTATTATCCGCACCTGAATCAAGGGATGCCACCCTTAATTTCCCCGGAGACAACGAACTCCCGGGAGAAATACGCCCGATTTTATCAAGAATTGGTGCAACGAGTGGCTCAATTAACGGCGCAATGGATGGCAGCGGGATTTTGTCATGCTGTCTTAAATACTGACAATATGTCCATCACCGGGGAAAGTTTCGATTATGGACCTTTTGCCTTTATTCCCACTTATAACTTAAAGTTTACAGCGGCCTACTTTGATTATTATGGTCGCTACAGTTACGGCAATCAACCCGCCATCTGTCGCTGGAACCTGCAAATGTTGCAAGTGCCATTAAAAGCGGCGATCGCCTCTGCCGACATGGAAGCTGCATTAGAGGACTATTACCACCATTATAACCGAGAATATCACCGACTGATGCTGAGTAAGCTCGGCTTTGGGGAAGAAATCCCAGAAGAGGCAGCCACCGAGTTACTGCAATTAACCTTGCAACTCTTGGGTGAGTCACAGGTAGGCTATGCCGAGTTCTTTTGGCAACTCAGACAGCAGTTTTCTCCCCAGTGGCGGGAGAACCGCGACCAAATTTTGGGCCCCCTAGAAACTGAGTCAGAACTCTTTGAGTCGTGGCAGCAAGCCTACTTTCATGGATTGCAGTTCGTGGCAACCGAAGAGTTAGAGAAAATACCCGAACGAATGGCCCAATATAATCCAGAAACCGTGATTATCCGACCCGAAATTGAGGCGATTTGGGAACCGATCGCCCAGGAAGATAATTGGCAACCGTTTTATGATTTATTAAAACGAATCAAAGCCGGGTAA
- a CDS encoding Calvin cycle protein CP12 has product MAQVLTRTQRLAKTGNQGTNSQGNQSSFIPLSLRIEMARDEARAIATEKGIESPESAVAWDIVEELLSVAARKRTHEPKSAFERYCLEHPDASEARIYDV; this is encoded by the coding sequence ATGGCTCAAGTTTTAACTAGAACCCAAAGGCTCGCGAAGACTGGGAATCAGGGGACAAATTCCCAGGGGAATCAAAGCAGTTTTATTCCGTTGAGCCTACGCATTGAAATGGCACGGGATGAAGCCAGGGCGATCGCAACAGAAAAAGGCATTGAATCTCCCGAAAGTGCAGTAGCTTGGGATATTGTCGAGGAACTCCTCAGCGTTGCCGCCCGGAAAAGAACCCACGAACCGAAATCGGCTTTTGAACGCTACTGTTTAGAGCATCCTGATGCTTCTGAAGCTCGGATTTACGATGTATAA